The genomic DNA CAGTTCCCATGGCGATCCCGACATCAGCCCGGGCCAGCGCAGGGGCATCGTTGATCCCATCTCCTGCCATGGCAACCCGGCGCTTATCGCCCTGCAGGAGCGCCACCAGTTGCTCCTTGTCCTCGGGTTTCACTTCTCCGTGGACTTCCTCGATGCCGAGTTGTTTCGCGACCGCACGTGCCGTAGTCAGGCCGTCGCCGGTGGCCATGATGACCTTCACATCTTCTGCCTGTAGCCGGGTTACCGCCTCCTTGGAGGTGGGTTTGACCGGATCGGACACCGCTAGCAGGCCAGCGAGCACGCCATCGACGGCCAAGTACATGATACTCATGCCTTCCAGACGCAGCTGCTCGGCGCGGTCTCGCAACGGACTGGTGTCGAGGCCAGCCTCTTCCATCAAGGTCGTGTTGCCAAGCTGCAGCCGTTTGCCGTTCACCTGGCCACGTACACCGATCCCAGAGCCCGACTCAAACGCCTCTGGCTTGGACAAGCTGTGTCCATGCGCTCGCGCATGATCGACAATCGCATGTGCCAGCGGATGCTCGCTGCCTTGGTCCAGGCTGGCGGCAAGGCGCAAGACTTCGGGTGGCATGAACTGCCCGGTACCGACCACGCTATGAAACACTGGCCGGCCCTCGGTGAGGGTCCCGGTCTTGTCGACGATCAGCGTGTCGATCTTGCAGAGGTTCTCGATAGCACTGGCGTCTCGGAAGAGCACGCCACTGCTGGCAGCCTTCCCGGTAGCGACCATGATCGACATGGGAGTGGCTAGGCCGAGCGCGCAGGGGCAGGCAATGATCAGGACCGCGACCGCATTGATCAGGCCGAAGACCCAGCCAGGCTCCGGTCCGAAAAGCCCCCAGCCGAAGAGCGTGACCAGCGCGACCAGAATCACCCCCATGACGAAATAGCCGGCCACGGTGTCCGCCATCCGCTGCATCGGGGCTTTCGAGCGCTGAGCCCGCGCGACCATCTGCACGATTTGCGAGAGCACTGTCTCGGCGCCGACCTTCTGCGCCGCCATCACAAGGCTGCCGTGGGTATTCAGCGTGGCACCGATGAGTGCATCCCCAGCTTTCTTCATCACTGGCACGGGCTCGCCTGTCAGCATGGATTCATCGATAGCACTTTCGCCTTCCAGGACCACCCCGTCGACCGGCACCTTCTCGCCAGGGCGAACGCGCAGGTGGTCGCCCGTATGCACGTGGGTGAGCGGAATATCTTCCTCCTGACCATCGGCCCCGATGCGACGGGCCGTCTTGGGGGCAAGACCCAGGAGCGACTTGATGGCGGCGGAGGTTTGTGAGCGCGCCTTGAGCTCGAGCATTTGGCCGAGCAACGTTAATGAGATGATGACTGCAGCCGCTTCGAAGTAGACACCGATGCGGCCATCCTGCATGAAAGTCGTCGGGAAAACCTGCGGGAACACTGTGGCCGCAACGCTGTATAGGTACGCCGCAGCCGTTCCCAAACCTATCAGGGTCCACATATTCGGGCTGCGATTACGAATCGATGCGACCCCACGCACGAAAAACGGCCAGCCAGCCCATAGTGTCACGGGAGTGGCCAGAATCAACTCCACCCAATTCTGTGTGGCACCATGCAGCAATTGGAGTTGGTGGGCAGTCATGGCCAACACGGTCACGATGACCGTCAGGGGCAAGGTCCACCAGAAGCGGCGGGAGAAGTCCTTGAGTTCCGGGTTCTCGTCTTCCTCAAGCTCCGGTATTACCGGCTCTAGGGCCATGCCACAGATTGGGCAACTGCCCGGCCCACGCTGGCGGATTTGGGGATGCATCGGGCAAGTGTATTCGGCGTCCGCCGCGTTGCTTGGCTGCGGGGCAGCCGAGTGGAGATGGCCCGCGTGTTCTTGGTCCTGGGGAGGGCTAAGATAATGCACAGGCGCTGCGCGGAATTTCGTCAGGCACTTTTCACTGCAGAAGCGGTATGTCCTTCCCTCGTATAGCTCGAAGTAGCGACTATCCGGTGGCACCGTCATACCGCATACCAAATCGCGCTGACTACCATCCGGTTGCTCATGCGGGTGCGAGTGGTCATGGTCATGGTCATGGTCATGGTCATGCTGGCACGATTCGGTGTGCATGAAGTAGTTCCCTTTGTTGTCCGGTTTGGACGAGTTTTCACCCTTCTGGTGAGAATACCCGCCATGGTTGTGCCCGAAGAGTTGCGTCAGCGGACAGAGCAACAAAATTAAATAACTGTAGTGCCTGTGACAGGTGGCCATAGTGCACGAGCCACATAAAACAGGCCAAATATGGCCAGCATGATCAGTGCAATACCGCCTTTAGTCCGCCAAAAAGGTATTGCCAGATCTGTACCACGGCGATGGGCTCCGTCATGATCAACTCCCAAGCTGGGTGGGAAATATCGGCCGCTGCCGTATTGTCCAGCCTAGACAACATCTCCTTGAACAGCTGTGACGCCAATCAATGCTCCTGTAAGCGTGTCGATTATTGTTGTGGTGTAGCGTCATGGCATAGATCATTTCTGGAGGTTGCTGATCCTGCTGCTGCACCAGTGGTTGCCCTTCGACAATGCGCTGGCTGCCTTGTACCCCGGCGAGGGAGTGCCCAAGCCGCTGGAGGAGTACGACGCCGGCTCCCGGTGGGGAACGCCGTCCATGCTTTCCTGCCTGGACGGCCTATACTTGCTCGACCCCTTCTACCAGGCCTGTCAGGAAGGCCTGCCCAGTGGGCTGTAACGCCTGGAGGAGATCGCTTCTGACCAGTTCCGTCAAAGCGAGTACTTCCTCAGTTACTTCCACGCCAACGCATTGGAAGACGAGGTGCAGTTCGTTCTCCAGTTGCCGGCCAAGGTAGCCTTATGCGATCTAACAGCTCAAGCCCCAGACCTGATACATGCGGTGCGGTACAGCGCTGATCGGGTCACTCTTCGCTGTTCCCCTTCCAGCTTTGCCTTTGCCCACAGCAGACGTCGGAGATGAAACTGCTCGGCGGACTCACAAACCTGCTCCAGTGCTCTCGCACAAGGCTTTGATCTGGCCATCTTTGCTTGAATGGCTGACCCGTGGCAGGGCGTTGGCCGTGTTTTCTTCGTGCGTGTTGAGCCCAAGGCGAGCGCGATCCACCATCCACAGGCCGCTACTGCCGCGCGCCAATTCTATGCCGGCACTACTCGTCAAAAAATAGGTGAGTGCTTACCCGGCAGGCAATGGGCTACTATCGAGCCCTATATCTATCCGAAAGGGTTAGCTCCGTTGCCAGGGAATTGCATGCAGGCCATCGATATTGAAAACGCGATCGTTCTTCCTTGGGGGCTTGGCTCAAGATCGCCCCATGACCTGTTTTCTGTGTGCGCAGAAATCATTAACTGCCCTGGTGACATCGTTTTAGACGCTAGCAACCTCTCGTATATCGATCCGTTAGGGATGGCCACGCTGTTGAAAACCAGTTGGTCCAGAAGCGAGTTTCGATGCAGTTTTTGAGCAGAGACCTGACCTCCTACCTGGCCAGGATGGATTTTTTCAAGGACATTGATGTAGAGGGTGTAGATCTATCGGGGGTAGGACGTCGAAACGACCGAAGCACCTCGTTGGTGGAAATCACCAAAATCAGCGAACACCATCAAGCAGAGGCTGCAGCCTCTCGCCTCGCTAGAGCTATTACGGGAAGGTTGACTCAATCGGACCCGGATGCCCCAGTCGACGAGCACACGGGACGGAATGAGTTTGACTCCTACCGGGGCCCTCTGGAGTATTCGCTCAAGGAGCTATTGGAAAACTCGCTTACTCACGCCCGCAGAGAGGGACGTGGTGACGCCGCCGTTTGGCTGACCTGTCAGTTTTATCCAAAATTGAACCTTGTACGCATGGCCATCGTCGATAATGGGTGTGGGTTTCTCGCGACACTGAGGAATCACCCTGAGCTTCATGACCGCACGCATTTGCACGCGATCGAGGCGGCACTCAAACCGCGAGTGAGCTGCAACCGGGGTGCGATGGCCCAGATCCTGGGTAGCGAGAACCAAGGTATCGGGTTAACAACTACCGCAAAAATTGCAGACGCGGCGGGCGGTGGTTTGATCATCGTGAGCGGCAATGGCATACATGACACAAAGCGTCGGCAGTCTCAGGAGCTGCATGATGCGCTGTGGAATGGTGTATCGATCGCGTTTAGCTGTACCCGTGAGCTGCTGCCCACCATTTCGATCAGTGACTTGCTGCCGAAGGACGATGCAGGACAGGTTGACGACGATCTCGACCTAGATCTGAATTTCCGCTAGCTCTGGCTTTTTGATAGCTCGAGGGCTAGAGTCGATCATGCAAGGAGCGGTAAATGGGAGATTCAGCGTCAACTGAAACTCTCGGGCTGCAAAAAAGGATTATGCAATACAAGGGGTTACGACATGCAAACTCAAATTCGATTAAGTAGGGATAGTTCTATCCGAACGTACGGAATGCGAGCTTCAGCGATCCCCTACCGTACCGAAATCGAACGCTCGCTCAGCAGTGGTGAGAGCGTTGTCATAGATTTCGCTGGGAACGATGTCACTCAGTCCTTCGTCGACGAGTTGATCGGGGCGCTGATTCTGAAGGAGGGTCGCCAGGTGGTATCGCGCCTTGCCTTTGAAAACTGCACCAACGATGTCAAAGGAATCATTAAATTTGTGGTCCATGATCGAGTTCGACAGCTGCAAAAAATGCCCGCGTGACGGATCCGCATTGAATTTAAGGCCCTCAATATTGAGGGCCTTTTCATTGGTGCCAGGCAAAAGATAGCCGTCTTGAGTGGCCCCCATAGCTCGCCCTGAAAAGCGAATGTCAGGGGACACACCGCAGAAAAGCGTTCTGTAGCGGAGGAATACGTGGAAAACGGAGCTTAGGTTTCCTCATTGAGATGTGTAGAAATCCATCGCGACTCACCTATGCAAAGGCTGCGAAAAGCCTGAATCTACTGGGGTATCGTGGCGTGAGATATGTGCAAAAAAATGTGCACAGCATCTGCGGATTGGAGAGCTGGCTTGGCTCCTTAAGTAAAACCATCAAGCTGCAACGGACCTGCAACTCCTGCGGCTTGAAGCAAAGCGGGTAATACCACCCCTGCAGGCCCAACGAGCATTATCTCTTCCGCCCCGTCCATCCCCACGTCGTCAAGGTTCACATGGATCACGGTTGCCCCGGCCGCCAGAGCCATATCTGGAATACCGGCTGCCGGCATGACTACGCCAGATGTACCCACCGAAATCAGCAAGTCACAGGCTTCCACAAGCCTTACTGCTGAACGCCACGCATCCTCTGGAAGATTCTCTCTGAACCAGACCACCCCAGGGCGCAACCTCCCGTTGCATCGAGTGCACCGCGGAGGCTCGATCATCTGTCCCGCCGGGGGAACCGCCAGTTGATCTGGTGATAACTCTGCTGGCCGGTGGCATCCGAAGCATTTCACGTCCATCAAGCGGCCATGAAGGTGTATCACCGAACTGGAGCCGGCTCGTTCATGCAGATCATCAATATTCTGGGTAACGACAGATACGTTCCAGCCAGCATCAGCTATCCGTGGAATAGATAGATGAGCCAAGTTAGGTTTGGCCTGGCCAACCTGCTGCCGGCGCCAAAGATACCAGCTCCAGACGAGAGCTGGATTTTTGCGAAAGGCGTCCGCTGTTTCGAGACGCTGAGGGTCATGCTTCGCCCAGAGGCCTGTCAGCTTGTCGCGGAAGGTCGGAATTCCGCTGTCAGCAGAGATGCCAGCACCCGTGAAAAAAACGACCCTCTTGGACCTGCGCAAAGCCTCAGCAGCTCTTTGCAAATTGCTCATTGGACACACCTCAGCCCCGCAGCGGGGACTCCCTTGCAGTAAACACGGTAACGGCCGCACATCCCAGCTAAAGCACTCGCGTTTGATCGGAAAACCAAGCGTAGAGCGCAGGGTGCCGCATACTGCTGCTACCGCTCTAGTAAACCTCCAATGGATTTCAGCTACCCGACCTACAGCTATCTCTAGCCCCATCGCGGGAGGTGCATATGACCACTCCCTTTGCTCACATCCAGACCCGACATGAGCCTTCAACCGCCCTGAATAAAAGCAAGGTCGCTTTGGTTGCTACCCTGTCGATTGAAGCCAATTCAGACCGGACGATCGATGCTTACCTTGGTGGCCTGCAGATGTACAACGATCTATTCGAGTGGCGGCTGG from Pseudomonas putida includes the following:
- a CDS encoding heavy metal translocating P-type ATPase; translated protein: MATCHRHYSYLILLLCPLTQLFGHNHGGYSHQKGENSSKPDNKGNYFMHTESCQHDHDHDHDHDHSHPHEQPDGSQRDLVCGMTVPPDSRYFELYEGRTYRFCSEKCLTKFRAAPVHYLSPPQDQEHAGHLHSAAPQPSNAADAEYTCPMHPQIRQRGPGSCPICGMALEPVIPELEEDENPELKDFSRRFWWTLPLTVIVTVLAMTAHQLQLLHGATQNWVELILATPVTLWAGWPFFVRGVASIRNRSPNMWTLIGLGTAAAYLYSVAATVFPQVFPTTFMQDGRIGVYFEAAAVIISLTLLGQMLELKARSQTSAAIKSLLGLAPKTARRIGADGQEEDIPLTHVHTGDHLRVRPGEKVPVDGVVLEGESAIDESMLTGEPVPVMKKAGDALIGATLNTHGSLVMAAQKVGAETVLSQIVQMVARAQRSKAPMQRMADTVAGYFVMGVILVALVTLFGWGLFGPEPGWVFGLINAVAVLIIACPCALGLATPMSIMVATGKAASSGVLFRDASAIENLCKIDTLIVDKTGTLTEGRPVFHSVVGTGQFMPPEVLRLAASLDQGSEHPLAHAIVDHARAHGHSLSKPEAFESGSGIGVRGQVNGKRLQLGNTTLMEEAGLDTSPLRDRAEQLRLEGMSIMYLAVDGVLAGLLAVSDPVKPTSKEAVTRLQAEDVKVIMATGDGLTTARAVAKQLGIEEVHGEVKPEDKEQLVALLQGDKRRVAMAGDGINDAPALARADVGIAMGTGTDVAMNSSQLTLVKGDLMGILRARTLSVATVKNMRQNLGFAFFYNAMGIPLAAGLFYPLTGHLLSPMIAALAMSVSSASVVFNALRLKRVVTD
- a CDS encoding ATP-binding protein, with product MQFLSRDLTSYLARMDFFKDIDVEGVDLSGVGRRNDRSTSLVEITKISEHHQAEAAASRLARAITGRLTQSDPDAPVDEHTGRNEFDSYRGPLEYSLKELLENSLTHARREGRGDAAVWLTCQFYPKLNLVRMAIVDNGCGFLATLRNHPELHDRTHLHAIEAALKPRVSCNRGAMAQILGSENQGIGLTTTAKIADAAGGGLIIVSGNGIHDTKRRQSQELHDALWNGVSIAFSCTRELLPTISISDLLPKDDAGQVDDDLDLDLNFR
- a CDS encoding STAS-like domain-containing protein gives rise to the protein MRASAIPYRTEIERSLSSGESVVIDFAGNDVTQSFVDELIGALILKEGRQVVSRLAFENCTNDVKGIIKFVVHDRVRQLQKMPA
- a CDS encoding SIR2 family NAD-dependent protein deacylase, encoding MSNLQRAAEALRRSKRVVFFTGAGISADSGIPTFRDKLTGLWAKHDPQRLETADAFRKNPALVWSWYLWRRQQVGQAKPNLAHLSIPRIADAGWNVSVVTQNIDDLHERAGSSSVIHLHGRLMDVKCFGCHRPAELSPDQLAVPPAGQMIEPPRCTRCNGRLRPGVVWFRENLPEDAWRSAVRLVEACDLLISVGTSGVVMPAAGIPDMALAAGATVIHVNLDDVGMDGAEEIMLVGPAGVVLPALLQAAGVAGPLQLDGFT